A genomic region of Alicyclobacillus sp. SO9 contains the following coding sequences:
- the ectB gene encoding diaminobutyrate--2-oxoglutarate transaminase, whose product MKSVLEVEKPASSLEVFEELESDVRSYVRSFPTVFEKSKGHTLYDSEGKSYIDFFAGAGALNYGHNNERLKRSLLQYIQEDGIVHSLDMGTKAKAEFLTAFHDVILKPRNLDYKVMFPGPTGTNAVESALKLARKATGRTGIVSFTNAFHGMTLGSLSITGNIFKREGAGVPLSNTVSVPYDTYLDDGIDTSEWLDKMLEHGGSGVHLPAAVIVETVQGEGGVNVASAAWLQKVEAICRKHDILLIVDDVQMGCGRTGSFFSFEDAGIKPDFVCLSKSISGYGLPMALTLIRPELDVFEPGEHNGTFRGHNPAFVTAKEALSYWEDDKLEQQTKRRSNMIRAELEKMVDGTAAMKGKVRGRGMIYGVECGVPGLADKIAAEAFKRGLIIETSGADSEVLKLLPPLTIDDEALKQGLDILADSIRHCAKAL is encoded by the coding sequence ATGAAATCCGTATTGGAAGTTGAGAAACCCGCATCGTCACTAGAAGTATTTGAAGAACTCGAGTCTGATGTACGCAGTTACGTTCGCAGTTTCCCGACAGTTTTTGAGAAGTCGAAAGGTCACACTTTGTACGACAGCGAAGGCAAATCCTATATTGATTTCTTTGCCGGCGCCGGGGCTTTGAACTACGGCCACAACAACGAACGCCTCAAACGCAGCTTACTCCAATATATACAAGAGGACGGAATTGTTCACAGCCTCGACATGGGCACGAAAGCAAAAGCGGAATTCCTCACAGCGTTTCACGATGTTATCCTTAAACCCCGCAATCTTGATTACAAGGTCATGTTTCCTGGTCCGACAGGCACAAACGCTGTTGAGAGCGCGTTGAAGCTTGCCAGAAAAGCAACTGGTCGAACTGGCATTGTCAGTTTTACAAACGCTTTTCATGGAATGACTTTAGGCTCTCTCTCCATCACCGGAAACATTTTTAAACGAGAAGGGGCCGGCGTCCCACTGTCGAACACGGTCTCCGTTCCATATGACACCTATCTTGATGACGGGATAGATACAAGTGAATGGCTGGACAAAATGTTGGAGCACGGCGGAAGCGGAGTCCATCTTCCTGCAGCAGTCATCGTTGAAACGGTTCAGGGTGAAGGCGGCGTAAACGTTGCCAGCGCAGCATGGCTGCAAAAAGTGGAAGCTATCTGCCGTAAGCACGACATCTTGTTGATTGTGGATGATGTGCAGATGGGTTGTGGGCGAACGGGATCGTTCTTCAGTTTCGAAGATGCAGGCATCAAACCCGACTTTGTCTGCCTATCTAAATCCATCAGCGGTTACGGGCTGCCAATGGCGTTGACACTGATTCGTCCAGAGTTGGACGTGTTTGAGCCGGGTGAACACAACGGAACATTCCGAGGTCACAATCCAGCTTTCGTTACAGCAAAAGAGGCGCTTTCCTACTGGGAAGACGACAAGCTCGAACAACAAACAAAACGGCGCTCCAATATGATTCGTGCGGAGTTGGAGAAAATGGTCGACGGCACAGCGGCTATGAAAGGCAAAGTGCGCGGCCGCGGCATGATTTACGGTGTCGAATGCGGTGTGCCTGGTCTGGCGGATAAAATTGCCGCCGAGGCATTTAAACGGGGTCTGATAATTGAAACTTCCGGTGCCGACAGCGAAGTGTTAAAGCTATTACCACCCCTTACCATTGACGACGAGGCACTGAAGCAAGGCCTCGACATTCTGGCAGACAGCATCCGTCACTGTGCAAAAGCCCTGTAA
- the ectA gene encoding diaminobutyrate acetyltransferase: MSIRSPELTLPVAYRQPRIEDAPQVWSLVKKTGVLDVNSSYSYLMMSNYFGETCIVSEHDNRVIGYISGFIVPNRENVLFVWQVAVDERYRGYGVASNMLSKLLQREACKQVQYVETTVSPDNKASEAMFRRLADNLQTRLEVVGQFRAQLLPPDGHENERIFVIGPFHAETAHHL, translated from the coding sequence ATGAGTATTCGAAGTCCAGAACTAACCTTGCCTGTTGCATATCGTCAGCCCCGGATTGAAGACGCACCCCAAGTCTGGTCATTAGTCAAGAAGACGGGTGTGCTCGACGTCAATTCTTCTTATTCATACCTCATGATGTCGAACTATTTTGGAGAAACCTGTATTGTCAGCGAGCACGATAATCGCGTTATTGGGTATATCTCTGGCTTTATCGTCCCCAATCGAGAGAATGTACTGTTCGTCTGGCAGGTTGCTGTCGACGAGCGCTACCGCGGTTACGGCGTCGCGTCAAATATGCTAAGCAAGTTGTTGCAACGTGAAGCTTGCAAGCAGGTTCAGTATGTTGAAACGACAGTTTCTCCCGACAATAAGGCATCTGAAGCCATGTTCCGCCGATTGGCCGATAATCTCCAAACCCGCCTTGAAGTCGTAGGTCAATTTAGAGCACAACTGTTACCGCCAGATGGGCATGAAAACGAACGGATCTTTGTGATTGGGCCGTTTCACGCAGAGACAGCGCATCATCTCTAG
- a CDS encoding threonine synthase, which yields MYMYSGLSHLKCSKCNKVYSANERQQTCQCGAPLLAQYDLDAIRTALSKEQIRTREASFWRYHELLPVTTPDNVVSLGEVMTPLVRLDGLGKEMGIPKLLVKNEGVLPSGTFKARGAAVGVAKAKELGVQVLGIPTNGNAGAAWALYGARAGISVSVVMPKYAPEPARKETVFAGARLFTVDGTIADAGRLVTQAAQKYGWYEVSTLKEPYRLEGKKTMGIELAEQFGWSVPDVIVYPTGGGAGVIGIYKALKELQEMTWIGPKLPRIVVVQVSGCAPLVKAFNAGKTVSEPWDDPHTVAVGMSVPKALGDFLILDAVAKTSGTVISVTDEELLREQSQIGIREGLHVCPEGAAAMAGARKLREAGWIREKETVVVFNTGSGLKYTYQQKNSGQPIDAGGSLPDMPVRVLK from the coding sequence ATGTACATGTATAGTGGTCTCTCGCATTTAAAGTGTTCAAAATGCAACAAGGTTTATTCAGCCAACGAAAGGCAGCAAACGTGCCAGTGCGGTGCACCTTTATTGGCTCAGTACGATCTCGATGCCATTCGCACAGCGCTCAGCAAAGAACAAATCCGGACCCGAGAAGCTTCCTTCTGGCGATACCATGAGCTGTTGCCTGTGACAACCCCAGACAATGTTGTTTCATTGGGAGAGGTCATGACGCCGTTGGTGCGGCTTGATGGGCTGGGAAAAGAGATGGGCATACCGAAACTTCTGGTTAAAAATGAAGGGGTACTTCCTTCAGGCACCTTTAAAGCCCGCGGTGCAGCAGTTGGGGTGGCCAAGGCAAAGGAACTCGGTGTTCAGGTGTTGGGTATTCCTACCAATGGGAATGCGGGAGCAGCTTGGGCGCTCTACGGTGCTCGCGCAGGAATCTCGGTGTCTGTGGTTATGCCAAAATATGCTCCTGAACCTGCCAGAAAAGAAACCGTATTTGCAGGGGCCAGATTATTTACAGTCGATGGAACCATAGCCGATGCTGGCAGGTTAGTAACCCAGGCTGCACAAAAATACGGGTGGTATGAGGTCTCTACGCTGAAAGAACCTTATCGACTGGAAGGGAAAAAGACCATGGGAATTGAGCTCGCAGAGCAATTCGGATGGTCTGTTCCGGATGTCATCGTCTATCCTACCGGCGGCGGAGCAGGAGTCATTGGAATTTACAAAGCTTTAAAGGAACTGCAGGAAATGACCTGGATTGGACCGAAGTTGCCTCGGATTGTGGTTGTCCAAGTATCTGGCTGCGCACCGTTAGTGAAGGCTTTCAACGCTGGCAAGACGGTGTCTGAACCGTGGGATGACCCGCACACAGTGGCTGTTGGGATGTCGGTGCCAAAGGCCCTGGGTGATTTTTTGATACTGGATGCCGTAGCTAAGACGTCAGGCACGGTCATTTCTGTCACTGATGAAGAGTTACTTCGTGAGCAGAGTCAGATTGGTATTCGGGAAGGCCTGCACGTCTGTCCTGAAGGGGCCGCAGCTATGGCTGGTGCCCGAAAGTTGAGAGAAGCAGGGTGGATTCGTGAGAAGGAAACAGTGGTGGTTTTCAATACGGGATCGGGCCTGAAATATACCTACCAGCAAAAAAATTCAGGGCAACCGATAGATGCCGGCGGCTCACTTCCTGACATGCCAGTCCGCGTATTGAAATGA
- a CDS encoding dienelactone hydrolase family protein has translation MGLMNKWIHYGKHEQYSGYFAVPEQAQKPLPAVIVFQEVWGVDEHIQDVTRRFAQAGYAAMAPDLYSESGERKPGLEPSRIDAVKSFLETMPPTAWHSEEERNKALQQLPGDEPQRVGETFGKLFGGLSPDNYTEQVLAAAQFLREENESTQGQGIVSVGFCMGGALSAHLAAHDRNLKGAVMFYGRPPKDELIQNINCPVRAFYGELDERLTKGAPAFSQQMTQHNKDFEYTVYEQAHHAFFNDSRRSYNVKASRSAFAKTLGWFSSWIG, from the coding sequence ATGGGTTTAATGAACAAGTGGATTCACTACGGAAAGCACGAGCAGTATTCCGGGTATTTTGCGGTTCCTGAGCAGGCGCAAAAGCCGCTGCCGGCAGTCATTGTGTTTCAGGAAGTTTGGGGCGTAGATGAACACATTCAAGACGTAACACGGCGCTTCGCTCAAGCGGGTTACGCTGCCATGGCACCCGACCTCTATTCGGAAAGCGGAGAACGCAAGCCAGGACTTGAACCGAGCCGAATTGATGCTGTCAAAAGTTTTCTCGAAACAATGCCGCCCACAGCCTGGCACAGTGAAGAGGAACGAAACAAAGCCCTTCAACAACTGCCCGGAGATGAACCGCAGAGGGTCGGCGAAACCTTTGGCAAGCTGTTTGGAGGGCTTAGCCCCGACAACTATACAGAGCAAGTGTTAGCAGCAGCACAGTTCTTACGTGAAGAAAACGAAAGTACCCAAGGACAAGGAATAGTCTCTGTTGGATTTTGCATGGGCGGTGCCCTGTCCGCACATCTCGCGGCTCACGACAGAAACTTGAAGGGCGCAGTCATGTTCTACGGACGTCCTCCCAAGGATGAACTGATTCAAAACATCAATTGCCCGGTTCGTGCTTTCTATGGAGAGTTGGATGAACGACTGACGAAAGGCGCCCCCGCATTTTCCCAGCAAATGACCCAACACAACAAAGATTTTGAGTACACGGTCTATGAACAAGCGCACCACGCGTTCTTTAACGACTCACGCCGCTCCTACAATGTAAAAGCAAGCCGCAGTGCCTTTGCGAAAACCTTAGGCTGGTTTTCTAGTTGGATTGGATAG
- a CDS encoding C39 family peptidase yields the protein MRNKKKYQKQYNKQAKYSKIPPNAYKVRSKGTRRLAAATLALAVLGGGTTAAWIIHKVSHYNIYSTNPSATGNRVSGLSNSNSALISSQSPPSSPKVQTGGSTTGHSQQSKSKTGNTNSATPSHPQSGNVTVKISGGSGLKSKSGAGPYEIPNRHDILQQMMQKPMTSQALIKVPAIAQLPQLKNGCEVTSLAMLLEFEKHPVSKMSLAAEEPKDKTPLVMNQNQQIVSWGNPNVGFVGSVTKYGYAIYHGPLTKLVNEVLPGRGLDLTGMSFKDLEKIVANGTPVEVWDTYNFAPTNSWVTWQSPEGMVHATWDEHAVLLVGYNKEDVYVNNPLKGGLAAEKVPIGPFIKAWDQLGKQAITIAPQKFKD from the coding sequence ATGAGAAACAAGAAAAAATACCAGAAACAATACAACAAGCAGGCTAAGTATTCAAAAATCCCACCCAACGCTTATAAAGTACGCAGCAAAGGTACACGCCGTTTGGCTGCGGCCACACTCGCTCTAGCTGTCCTCGGAGGGGGAACCACGGCCGCATGGATCATCCACAAGGTCAGTCATTACAACATCTACTCCACAAACCCGTCAGCTACTGGTAACAGGGTATCAGGATTGTCCAACTCTAATTCTGCACTCATCTCGAGTCAGTCTCCTCCTTCTTCCCCAAAGGTGCAAACGGGGGGAAGCACGACGGGGCATTCACAGCAATCAAAGTCGAAAACCGGTAATACAAACTCAGCTACCCCCTCGCACCCACAGTCAGGAAATGTCACCGTGAAAATTTCGGGAGGCAGCGGACTCAAAAGCAAGAGTGGTGCGGGACCATATGAAATTCCGAACAGGCACGATATCTTGCAGCAAATGATGCAAAAGCCGATGACAAGTCAGGCACTCATTAAGGTACCAGCCATAGCGCAGTTGCCACAGCTCAAGAATGGATGTGAAGTCACAAGTCTGGCGATGCTATTGGAATTTGAAAAGCATCCGGTCAGCAAGATGAGTTTGGCCGCAGAAGAACCGAAAGACAAAACGCCGCTTGTGATGAATCAGAACCAACAGATTGTCTCGTGGGGAAATCCGAACGTAGGCTTCGTCGGCAGCGTAACAAAATACGGATATGCTATCTATCACGGTCCTTTAACAAAACTCGTTAACGAGGTTCTGCCAGGGCGCGGATTGGATTTGACCGGAATGTCCTTTAAAGACTTGGAAAAAATCGTGGCGAACGGAACACCTGTAGAAGTTTGGGATACATATAACTTTGCGCCGACGAACTCTTGGGTTACTTGGCAGAGCCCAGAAGGTATGGTTCATGCTACATGGGACGAACACGCGGTCCTTTTGGTTGGCTACAACAAAGAAGACGTGTATGTGAACAACCCGCTAAAGGGTGGGTTGGCTGCTGAGAAAGTCCCAATTGGTCCTTTTATTAAGGCATGGGATCAACTCGGAAAACAAGCCATAACAATAGCCCCTCAGAAGTTCAAAGACTAA
- a CDS encoding ABC transporter substrate-binding protein: MDYRIVSLCPSNTELIYALGLEQFLVGVDNYSDFPTHVVQDLPRLGPDLHVDVEAVTRLEPHLVVSSLSVPGMEHVVDSVNQAGLNQIVLAPHNLEDIYSDLRNLDRSVPESIQHRDANAVIASLQQRVQRIEDWTKSKVERFGRPKLYWEWWPNPVFSPAADNWLTEISRLAGAENIFADVDGDSVQDDGSRVLESNPDWFLAVWTGVPQHKVPVKKIMERGEPWSDMTALREGQVYILSEGLFCRPSPRLVDGLEQVVGLLYPDAVSQLGLMQPEKYSSIRAANGNWLGKP; the protein is encoded by the coding sequence ATGGACTACAGAATTGTCTCACTATGTCCGAGCAATACCGAACTCATTTATGCACTTGGGTTGGAACAATTTCTTGTGGGGGTCGACAACTACTCAGATTTCCCAACTCACGTGGTTCAAGACCTCCCTCGTCTTGGTCCAGACTTGCACGTTGATGTCGAGGCCGTAACAAGATTAGAACCCCATCTTGTTGTATCATCGCTGTCTGTGCCAGGGATGGAGCACGTGGTTGATTCGGTCAATCAGGCTGGATTAAATCAGATTGTCTTAGCTCCTCATAACTTAGAGGATATATACAGTGACTTGCGAAATTTGGACAGGAGTGTCCCGGAGTCCATACAGCATCGAGACGCAAACGCTGTAATTGCCAGTTTGCAGCAGAGAGTTCAGCGCATTGAAGATTGGACAAAGTCCAAGGTTGAGCGATTCGGCCGACCAAAACTCTATTGGGAGTGGTGGCCCAATCCGGTGTTTTCACCTGCCGCAGACAACTGGCTCACGGAAATCAGCAGACTGGCCGGAGCTGAGAACATCTTTGCAGACGTCGACGGGGATTCAGTTCAAGATGACGGATCACGAGTCCTTGAAAGCAATCCAGACTGGTTTTTGGCAGTCTGGACAGGCGTACCCCAGCACAAAGTACCAGTGAAGAAGATTATGGAGCGAGGGGAACCATGGAGTGATATGACTGCCTTGCGAGAAGGGCAAGTTTACATTTTGTCTGAGGGGCTATTCTGCCGCCCGTCACCTCGGCTTGTCGACGGTCTGGAACAAGTAGTCGGATTGTTATATCCCGATGCTGTCTCCCAATTAGGCTTGATGCAGCCTGAAAAGTACAGTTCCATACGGGCGGCCAACGGGAACTGGCTGGGAAAACCGTGA
- a CDS encoding 5-methyltetrahydropteroyltriglutamate--homocysteine S-methyltransferase, translating into MPNTRKLLKPPFRADEVGSLLRPNGLKEARLRRQNGLISKEELRKVENEEITRIVEKQKEIGLQTVTDGELRRAWWHFDFLEGLDGVEGFDTDSGIQFHNQQTKSHAIKVVGKLDFTTHPMIEDFKFLNGIAGSHTAKMTIPSPSMLHLRGTLDTDLYQNEDDLFQDLAQTYKKAIGAFYDAGCRYLQLDDTSWAYFCSDQQLKDMRLRGLDPDRMKKLYAKTINEAVSDRPDDLTITMHICRGNFRSTWISSGGYEPVAETLFGNLNIDGFFLEYDTDRAGGFEPLRFVQRSDLRIVLGLVTSKSGELEAAEEIKRRIDEASQFVPLNQLCLSPQCGFASTEEGNLLTEDQQWAKLRHVVSIADDVWK; encoded by the coding sequence ATGCCCAATACAAGAAAATTACTGAAGCCCCCATTTCGTGCGGATGAAGTAGGAAGCTTGTTGAGACCCAATGGACTGAAGGAAGCTAGGCTTCGGAGGCAAAACGGATTAATATCCAAAGAAGAACTGCGAAAAGTAGAAAATGAGGAAATCACCAGGATTGTAGAGAAGCAAAAGGAAATTGGTTTGCAAACGGTCACTGATGGGGAACTAAGGCGTGCTTGGTGGCATTTTGATTTCCTTGAAGGGCTGGACGGAGTAGAAGGATTTGATACAGACAGCGGAATTCAATTCCATAATCAACAGACTAAATCACATGCCATAAAAGTTGTCGGTAAACTGGATTTCACCACTCACCCCATGATTGAGGACTTCAAATTCTTAAATGGAATTGCCGGCAGTCACACTGCTAAAATGACAATCCCAAGCCCGAGCATGCTGCATTTGCGAGGAACTCTGGATACAGACCTCTATCAGAATGAGGACGACTTATTCCAAGATTTAGCTCAGACCTACAAGAAGGCAATTGGTGCTTTTTATGATGCGGGTTGTCGCTACTTACAACTTGACGACACATCTTGGGCGTATTTTTGCTCTGACCAACAACTTAAAGACATGCGTCTTCGCGGCTTAGACCCTGACAGAATGAAAAAACTGTACGCCAAGACTATCAATGAAGCTGTTTCAGACCGCCCTGACGACTTGACCATCACCATGCATATTTGCCGAGGGAACTTTCGTTCGACTTGGATTTCCTCCGGGGGCTACGAACCCGTTGCAGAAACACTCTTTGGAAACCTCAACATAGACGGCTTCTTCCTTGAATACGACACGGACAGAGCCGGAGGTTTCGAACCGCTGCGCTTCGTTCAACGCTCCGATTTACGGATTGTGCTTGGTCTCGTCACATCGAAATCCGGAGAACTAGAAGCCGCTGAAGAGATTAAGCGCCGAATTGATGAAGCCAGTCAATTTGTGCCACTCAATCAGCTTTGCCTGAGTCCGCAGTGCGGATTTGCGTCCACAGAAGAAGGCAACCTCTTAACTGAAGACCAGCAGTGGGCTAAATTGAGGCACGTTGTCAGCATTGCTGATGATGTCTGGAAATAG
- a CDS encoding DUF2569 family protein — translation MAGNFSEVQTKIRGWLILIGIVLWVDVILYSVDFIAGLLVSHKLLFTTPYEVQAADYFINAAANIVILFLFMSKKKSFVGWMLAYQIYSIVVELVIVVLNIVHHIGFWKELVALIIPVAILLYIVRSERVKKTFVH, via the coding sequence GTGGCTGGTAATTTTAGTGAAGTACAGACCAAAATTCGCGGGTGGTTAATTCTTATCGGTATTGTGCTGTGGGTTGATGTGATTCTTTACTCAGTGGACTTCATTGCAGGATTGTTGGTATCCCACAAGTTGTTGTTTACGACGCCGTATGAGGTCCAAGCGGCTGATTATTTTATTAATGCAGCCGCAAACATCGTCATACTGTTCTTATTTATGAGCAAGAAAAAGTCGTTTGTAGGGTGGATGCTTGCCTATCAAATTTACTCCATTGTTGTGGAACTGGTAATTGTCGTTCTTAATATCGTTCATCACATTGGCTTCTGGAAGGAACTTGTTGCACTGATTATTCCAGTGGCTATTTTGCTGTATATTGTCCGCTCCGAGCGAGTGAAAAAAACCTTTGTGCATTGA
- a CDS encoding S53 family peptidase: MNIRRILFATGEVVPNNGQGYFPNDIKQLYNVPAQLDGTGQTIGILEFSNGYNLRDATQFWNAHNIPTPSVTFVSVDGTRNDGGVRPSDEEATLDLQWAGAMAPAAHIIVYEANGGQTYGEFAAAVTRSLTYILNDTQHHPSVLSISYGDAETSFPSSDIQKWDELIRQLDLKGITVCVSSGDDGAYGLHNPNGPRVKHADAPASVPHAVAVGGTSLQPDGSESAWTYNGPQNGGASGGGFSSIFPLPSAQSGITGTTVNGTSVTPSGRGIPDIACNADPATGYQIIFQSQPAVVGGTSVSSPVFAAIIALANQNRAAQNKTPLSGVGQALYAQNALSSYNDITTGNNSFDGVEGYAATTGWDACTGLGSFDAAKLINYLATL, encoded by the coding sequence ATGAACATTCGAAGAATTCTGTTTGCGACCGGAGAAGTTGTCCCCAACAATGGCCAGGGTTACTTTCCAAACGATATTAAGCAACTATACAACGTTCCCGCTCAGCTAGACGGAACGGGTCAGACTATTGGAATTTTAGAGTTTTCCAACGGATACAACTTGCGTGACGCAACTCAGTTCTGGAATGCCCACAACATCCCCACCCCGTCTGTCACCTTTGTGTCCGTAGACGGTACCAGGAACGACGGAGGCGTTCGGCCGTCAGACGAAGAGGCAACCCTTGACCTGCAGTGGGCCGGTGCAATGGCACCTGCTGCGCACATCATTGTGTACGAAGCAAACGGCGGACAGACCTATGGAGAGTTTGCCGCTGCTGTAACGCGATCGCTGACGTATATTTTGAACGACACGCAGCACCACCCTTCCGTTCTCTCCATTTCCTACGGCGACGCAGAAACTTCGTTCCCGTCTTCTGATATTCAAAAGTGGGATGAATTAATTCGTCAACTGGATTTGAAAGGCATCACAGTCTGCGTCTCGTCTGGTGATGACGGTGCATACGGCCTTCACAATCCCAACGGTCCAAGGGTAAAACACGCGGACGCTCCAGCATCCGTACCTCATGCCGTGGCGGTTGGCGGTACATCTCTTCAACCCGACGGTTCAGAATCCGCCTGGACATACAATGGGCCGCAAAACGGTGGTGCAAGCGGAGGTGGTTTTAGCTCTATCTTTCCGCTCCCATCCGCTCAAAGCGGGATTACCGGTACGACTGTGAACGGGACCTCTGTTACTCCCTCTGGAAGAGGTATTCCTGACATAGCTTGCAATGCCGATCCCGCTACAGGCTACCAAATCATCTTCCAAAGCCAACCAGCCGTAGTCGGCGGCACCTCCGTGTCTTCGCCTGTCTTCGCTGCAATCATTGCCTTAGCCAATCAAAATCGGGCAGCGCAGAACAAAACACCCCTTTCTGGAGTTGGGCAAGCATTGTATGCACAAAACGCACTGTCCAGTTACAACGACATTACAACCGGGAACAATTCTTTTGATGGTGTAGAAGGATATGCCGCTACAACAGGCTGGGATGCCTGTACCGGGCTCGGGTCATTTGATGCTGCCAAGTTGATTAACTACCTCGCGACCTTGTAA
- a CDS encoding bifunctional diguanylate cyclase/phosphodiesterase — protein MNLSLFPKYSSKIEMLGYPLFTLLIIVLLPIYNVMLKIYSPAAVLPLNIEVITEIFGVVIFASRIMVRTVQRHYRLAFYVLVSMLSSCEIYGAWLNHFTAIQVLSCLMGLAVTILVFDDANALRVFTITYLLGFVAALSTRVSLTHVLFLGTVFTTMSLVSYAASTLRLSSLRRSENAQLKLKQLAFYDELTGVANRTLFIDKLSLALAGLNRESESLAVLFLDLDQFKSINDSLGHHVGDEVLKLITGRIQSCISEAHILARMGGDEFMLLIPEQTHSDEAIDTAVAVMKTVEQPMRVGEHTFYLTLSIGIAYAPHHGLTAEELMKNADSAMYSAKRNGRQSYRIYTNDMNSSFNHHLQLAADLRAAPANGEFFLEYHPRIDAYTGNVASVEALVRWNHPKFGILYPDTFIPVAKENKITRIIGEWVLDQICRQILLWKHDGSDTLRVAMNVAAADFQQPEFVQEVQTILHRYPEMNANLEIEITEAALADNSKIVAENITALRSLGIVITIDDFGTGYSSLGLLKDLDVSCLKIDNTFINDITDNDKDLAVAKSIIAIAEARQLAVIAEGVETEQQLDLLRELGCHEIQGHFFCQSLSPADLQAFMETRIVV, from the coding sequence ATGAACCTATCTTTATTTCCGAAGTATTCCAGCAAAATAGAAATGCTTGGCTATCCGTTATTTACACTCCTTATTATCGTACTTCTTCCTATTTATAATGTCATGCTCAAAATATACAGTCCCGCTGCTGTATTGCCGCTGAACATTGAAGTCATCACGGAGATTTTTGGGGTAGTCATCTTTGCTTCCCGCATCATGGTCCGGACGGTTCAGCGCCACTATAGACTGGCATTTTATGTCCTGGTATCGATGCTTAGTTCCTGCGAAATCTACGGAGCGTGGCTTAATCATTTCACTGCAATTCAGGTTCTTTCCTGCCTCATGGGTCTTGCCGTTACAATACTCGTATTTGATGATGCAAACGCACTGCGAGTCTTTACAATCACGTACTTACTTGGGTTTGTTGCGGCGCTTTCGACACGCGTCTCCCTGACACATGTTCTATTCCTGGGAACCGTTTTTACAACCATGTCATTGGTCTCGTATGCTGCTTCAACTCTGCGCCTATCGTCGCTGCGAAGGTCAGAAAACGCGCAACTTAAACTGAAGCAACTCGCGTTTTATGACGAACTGACCGGAGTTGCAAACAGAACACTGTTTATCGACAAATTATCTTTGGCCCTGGCTGGGCTAAACCGTGAATCAGAGTCTTTAGCAGTATTGTTTCTCGATTTAGACCAATTTAAATCCATTAACGACTCTCTTGGTCACCATGTGGGCGATGAAGTTTTGAAGCTAATAACCGGTCGCATTCAAAGCTGTATAAGCGAGGCCCATATCCTGGCGCGTATGGGAGGGGATGAATTTATGTTGCTCATCCCAGAACAGACTCATTCTGATGAAGCTATCGATACTGCCGTGGCTGTTATGAAAACGGTCGAACAGCCCATGCGTGTGGGTGAACACACTTTCTATCTTACGCTGAGTATTGGTATCGCTTATGCACCACACCACGGTTTGACGGCAGAAGAACTCATGAAAAACGCCGATTCCGCCATGTACTCCGCTAAACGAAACGGACGACAAAGCTACCGTATATACACAAATGACATGAATTCGAGTTTCAATCATCACCTGCAATTGGCCGCGGATTTACGGGCGGCACCCGCCAATGGCGAGTTCTTCTTGGAATACCATCCTCGTATCGACGCCTACACAGGGAATGTCGCAAGTGTAGAGGCTCTAGTACGATGGAATCATCCCAAGTTTGGCATACTTTATCCAGATACTTTTATTCCTGTTGCAAAAGAGAACAAAATCACGAGAATCATCGGAGAATGGGTGCTGGACCAGATTTGCAGACAAATTCTGTTGTGGAAACACGACGGTTCTGACACTCTTCGCGTCGCAATGAACGTGGCCGCGGCAGACTTCCAGCAACCTGAATTTGTCCAAGAAGTGCAAACAATACTGCACCGATATCCGGAGATGAATGCTAACCTTGAGATCGAGATTACAGAAGCAGCACTAGCAGACAATTCCAAAATTGTTGCAGAAAACATTACAGCCTTACGGTCCCTCGGAATTGTCATCACGATTGATGACTTTGGAACAGGATACTCTTCCCTTGGACTACTCAAGGACTTGGATGTCAGTTGTTTAAAAATTGATAATACATTTATCAATGACATCACTGACAACGATAAGGATTTGGCCGTTGCCAAGTCTATTATTGCCATTGCAGAAGCACGTCAACTTGCTGTGATAGCCGAAGGTGTAGAGACTGAGCAGCAACTCGATTTGCTGCGCGAACTCGGTTGCCATGAAATTCAAGGCCACTTTTTCTGCCAGTCCCTGTCTCCTGCTGACCTGCAAGCGTTTATGGAGACTCGTATCGTCGTTTAG